The Amycolatopsis viridis genome window below encodes:
- a CDS encoding HpcH/HpaI aldolase/citrate lyase family protein encodes MSDVKPRRSVLYMPGANERALEKAKTLPADALILDLEDAVAPDAKDAARERVCAAAASGSYGSREVTIRVNGLDTEWHDADLRAAAQAGPAAVVVPKINSAAEVHNIERALELSGAPDHTKIWAMVETPVAMLHAEEIASASERLTVLVMGTNDLAKELHAEFVPGRAPLLGGLSLCLLAARATGKVILDGVYNDVQDLDGFEAECRQGRQFGFDGKTLIHPGQIEPCNRVFAPSEEEVARARKIITAFAEAKAAGRGVVTVDGRLIENLHVDNAQRILALADAIAAKA; translated from the coding sequence ATGAGTGACGTGAAGCCGCGGCGGTCCGTGTTGTACATGCCGGGCGCGAACGAACGGGCGCTGGAGAAGGCGAAAACGCTGCCGGCGGACGCGCTGATCCTGGACCTGGAGGACGCGGTCGCCCCCGACGCGAAGGACGCGGCGCGGGAACGCGTGTGCGCGGCGGCCGCGTCCGGTTCCTACGGCAGCCGCGAGGTGACCATCCGGGTCAACGGCCTGGACACCGAGTGGCACGACGCGGACCTGCGGGCGGCGGCGCAAGCCGGTCCGGCGGCGGTGGTCGTGCCGAAGATCAACTCCGCGGCGGAGGTGCACAACATCGAGCGCGCCCTGGAGCTGTCCGGAGCGCCCGACCACACCAAGATCTGGGCGATGGTCGAGACGCCCGTCGCGATGCTGCACGCGGAGGAGATCGCGTCCGCCAGCGAGCGGCTGACCGTGCTGGTGATGGGCACGAACGACCTGGCCAAGGAGCTGCACGCGGAGTTCGTCCCCGGCCGGGCGCCGTTGCTGGGCGGGTTGTCGCTGTGCCTGCTGGCCGCGCGGGCCACGGGCAAGGTCATCCTGGACGGTGTCTACAACGACGTTCAGGACCTGGACGGCTTCGAAGCGGAGTGCCGGCAGGGACGCCAGTTCGGCTTCGACGGCAAGACCCTGATCCACCCGGGCCAGATCGAACCGTGCAACCGGGTGTTCGCGCCGTCGGAGGAGGAGGTCGCCAGGGCGCGGAAGATCATCACCGCGTTCGCCGAGGCGAAGGCCGCGGGCCGCGGTGTGGTGACCGTCGACGGTCGCCTGATCGAAAACCTGCACGTGGACAACGCGCAGCGGATCCTCGCACTGGCGGACGCCATCGCCGCGAAGGCGTAG
- a CDS encoding HpcH/HpaI aldolase/citrate lyase family protein, with protein sequence MRSPKDFFAPLAVGAPDPVREIPALPSRMIHFFDPGNEKMAAKVPELAKKVDVLLGNLEDAVRADRKEAARRGLVEIAKAHDFGSTQLWTRINSLDSPWVLDDLITLVGEIGDKLDVIMVPKVEGAQDIHYVDRFLAQLEARAGLGKPLLVHAILETASGVANVEEIAGASPRMQGISLGPADLAASRRMKTTRVGGGHPGYLVRTDPAGDDLHAGRATYQQDLWHYTVARMVDACAMHGILPYYGPFGDIRDVVACEDQFRNAFLLGCVGAWSLHPAQIDIAKRVFSPEPADVAWARKVIAAMGDGTGAVMIDGKMQDDASVKQCRVVAELADKLAARDPELKQAYDEATKEALA encoded by the coding sequence ATGCGCTCGCCGAAGGACTTCTTCGCGCCCCTTGCGGTGGGGGCGCCGGATCCCGTCCGCGAGATCCCCGCGCTGCCGTCGCGGATGATCCACTTCTTCGACCCGGGCAACGAGAAAATGGCCGCGAAGGTCCCCGAGCTGGCGAAGAAGGTCGACGTGCTGCTCGGCAACCTCGAGGACGCGGTGCGCGCCGACCGCAAGGAGGCCGCGCGCCGGGGCCTGGTGGAGATCGCGAAGGCGCACGACTTCGGGTCGACGCAGCTGTGGACCCGCATCAACAGCCTGGATTCACCGTGGGTGCTGGACGACCTGATCACCCTGGTCGGCGAGATCGGCGACAAGCTCGACGTGATCATGGTGCCGAAGGTCGAAGGCGCGCAGGACATCCACTACGTCGACCGGTTCCTGGCCCAGCTGGAGGCCCGCGCGGGACTCGGGAAACCGCTGCTGGTCCACGCGATCCTGGAAACCGCGAGCGGGGTGGCGAACGTCGAGGAGATCGCCGGGGCGAGCCCGCGCATGCAGGGCATCTCGCTCGGCCCGGCGGATCTCGCGGCGAGCCGGCGGATGAAGACCACCCGCGTCGGCGGCGGCCACCCCGGCTACCTGGTGCGGACCGACCCGGCCGGCGACGACCTGCACGCGGGGCGCGCCACCTACCAGCAGGACCTGTGGCACTACACGGTGGCGCGGATGGTCGACGCGTGCGCCATGCACGGGATCCTCCCCTACTACGGGCCGTTCGGCGACATCCGCGACGTGGTCGCGTGCGAGGACCAGTTCCGCAACGCGTTCCTGCTCGGCTGTGTCGGCGCCTGGTCGCTGCACCCCGCGCAGATCGACATCGCGAAGCGCGTGTTCTCGCCGGAACCCGCCGACGTGGCGTGGGCGCGGAAGGTGATCGCCGCGATGGGCGACGGCACCGGCGCGGTCATGATCGACGGGAAGATGCAGGACGACGCCTCGGTCAAGCAGTGCCGGGTGGTCGCCGAACTGGCCGACAAGCTGGCCGCACGCGACCCCGAGCTGAAGCAGGCGTACGACGAGGCGACGAAGGAAGCGCTGGCATGA
- a CDS encoding WXG100 family type VII secretion target, with protein MSEGYTVDTGAVRGVVSKFDDPADRLEDVGKALEAALESAGECWGDDEAGKAFANDYLPCVPDTTKFFAELAKGIRSLKKSVETAMDDYDKHEVKTLKSMPGTELT; from the coding sequence ATGTCCGAGGGTTACACGGTGGACACCGGCGCCGTGCGCGGCGTCGTGAGCAAGTTCGACGATCCCGCGGACAGGCTCGAGGATGTCGGCAAGGCGCTCGAGGCCGCGCTGGAGAGCGCCGGCGAGTGCTGGGGTGACGACGAGGCGGGAAAGGCGTTCGCCAACGACTACCTGCCGTGTGTGCCCGACACGACCAAGTTCTTCGCCGAGCTCGCCAAGGGGATCCGCAGCCTGAAGAAGAGCGTCGAAACCGCGATGGATGACTACGACAAGCACGAGGTGAAAACGCTCAAGTCCATGCCGGGCACGGAGCTGACCTAG
- a CDS encoding serine/threonine-protein kinase encodes MLTRDWVVPGYTELHRLGAGGFGEVVLARHEASGAFAAIKYLFGQHLGDPERLAAFRREAEMLSRVRSPHIARLHEFHEGPHGAAIVMEAIHGVSLREVLGRDGVLAPESALAVLKGSLLGLADAHRAGVVHRDYKPANVLVGPGRESKLVDFGVATLAGRAGLPVGTPPYMAPEQWRGAPASPATDVYAATCVFFQAITGRQPYVGTTTGELQDLHEHAPVPAHAAPAPVRGLITRGMAKDSGQRPSTAAEFVAELEAAAVAGYGPDWEQRGLGRLAQRAGALLALSPLALLGAGTAAAPGAASGLAAAGTGMGLGAKIGAALVAVAVGAGAVAGTVAVLGHTDTPPPVVAAPAVEQQTAMQVSLETRREAATGPAFHVDAQYVHVSGMRDQALQDRINAQLVKPLDDFTGYVRAGLADPTEDPAITGRAEFHRRTDRVLSVRYDLMAASSQFGNHGGYTTLWLDVDLRTGEPITPGDVFAGIADSQAAMSALESRILRMTPGGYCDGSPPLGERVPLAPRDLRPWGVLGTPALQLGFREDAVVFGVSTEARGYPMACGYQEVVVAYSDVADLMTPLGRELLS; translated from the coding sequence GTGCTGACGCGTGACTGGGTGGTGCCGGGTTACACCGAACTCCACCGGCTGGGTGCCGGCGGCTTCGGCGAGGTCGTGCTGGCGCGGCACGAGGCGTCGGGTGCGTTCGCCGCGATCAAGTACCTGTTCGGGCAGCACCTCGGCGACCCGGAGCGGCTGGCGGCCTTCCGGCGCGAGGCCGAGATGCTGAGCCGGGTGCGCAGCCCGCACATCGCCCGGCTCCACGAGTTCCACGAGGGCCCGCACGGCGCGGCCATTGTGATGGAGGCCATCCACGGGGTTTCGCTGCGCGAGGTGCTCGGCCGCGACGGCGTGCTGGCACCCGAATCGGCGCTGGCGGTGCTGAAGGGCTCACTGCTCGGGCTCGCCGACGCGCACCGGGCCGGCGTCGTGCACCGCGACTACAAGCCGGCGAACGTGTTGGTCGGGCCGGGCCGGGAGAGCAAGCTGGTGGACTTCGGCGTCGCCACGCTCGCCGGGCGGGCCGGTCTGCCGGTGGGCACGCCGCCCTACATGGCGCCCGAGCAGTGGCGGGGCGCGCCGGCGAGCCCGGCCACCGACGTCTACGCGGCGACCTGCGTGTTCTTCCAGGCCATCACCGGCAGGCAGCCCTACGTGGGCACGACCACCGGTGAGCTGCAGGACCTGCACGAGCACGCGCCGGTGCCGGCGCACGCCGCGCCGGCCCCGGTGCGCGGCCTGATCACCCGCGGGATGGCGAAGGACTCCGGACAGCGGCCGTCCACGGCGGCCGAGTTCGTCGCCGAGCTGGAGGCCGCCGCCGTCGCCGGGTACGGGCCGGACTGGGAACAACGCGGCCTGGGCCGGCTGGCGCAGCGGGCCGGCGCGCTGCTCGCGTTGTCACCGCTCGCGCTGCTCGGCGCCGGCACCGCGGCCGCGCCGGGTGCGGCGAGCGGGCTGGCGGCGGCCGGCACCGGGATGGGCCTCGGCGCGAAGATCGGGGCCGCGCTCGTCGCCGTCGCGGTCGGTGCCGGTGCCGTGGCCGGCACGGTCGCGGTGCTCGGCCACACCGACACCCCGCCGCCGGTCGTCGCGGCGCCCGCGGTCGAGCAGCAGACCGCGATGCAGGTGAGCCTGGAGACCCGCCGGGAAGCGGCCACCGGACCGGCCTTCCACGTGGACGCACAGTACGTGCACGTCAGCGGCATGCGCGACCAGGCGCTACAGGACCGGATCAACGCGCAGCTGGTCAAACCGCTCGATGACTTCACCGGCTACGTCCGCGCCGGCCTGGCCGACCCCACCGAGGATCCCGCCATCACGGGCAGGGCCGAGTTCCACCGCCGGACCGACCGGGTGCTGTCGGTGCGCTACGACCTGATGGCCGCGTCGAGCCAGTTCGGCAACCACGGCGGGTACACCACGCTGTGGCTCGACGTCGACCTGCGGACCGGCGAGCCGATCACGCCCGGCGACGTGTTCGCCGGCATCGCCGACAGCCAGGCCGCGATGAGCGCGCTGGAGTCGCGGATCCTGCGGATGACGCCGGGCGGCTACTGCGACGGCAGCCCGCCGCTCGGCGAGCGCGTGCCGCTGGCTCCCCGCGACCTGCGCCCGTGGGGCGTCCTCGGCACCCCGGCGTTGCAGCTGGGGTTCCGGGAGGACGCCGTCGTGTTCGGCGTCAGCACCGAAGCGCGCGGCTACCCGATGGCGTGCGGGTACCAAGAGGTTGTCGTCGCCTACTCCGATGTGGCCGATCTGATGACCCCGCTGGGCCGGGAACTCCTGTCGTGA
- a CDS encoding ABC transporter ATP-binding protein: MTLEVSELSVHAGPSPLVREVSFTVGRGERVGLIGESGSGKSLTASAVMGLLPEGLHATGSAKLGGAELVGASERELSRRRGRDLAMVFQEPMTALNPLMRVGKQVAEPIRLHRGGSRSTARRAAVALLEAVQLPDPEQLARAYPHQLSGGQRQRVMLAIALANDPALLICDEPTTALDVTVQAQVLDLILTGVAERDTALLFITHDLAVVAKVCTRVLVMLDGRIVEEGSTSDVLTRPRHEYTKKLLAASDLEAA; encoded by the coding sequence ATGACCCTCGAGGTGTCGGAGTTGTCGGTGCACGCCGGGCCGAGCCCGCTGGTGCGGGAGGTGTCGTTCACGGTCGGCCGGGGCGAGCGGGTCGGGCTGATCGGCGAGTCCGGGTCCGGCAAGTCGCTGACCGCCTCCGCGGTGATGGGCCTGCTGCCCGAGGGACTGCACGCGACCGGGTCCGCGAAGCTGGGCGGCGCCGAGCTGGTCGGCGCGTCCGAGCGTGAGCTGTCGCGGCGGCGCGGGCGCGACCTCGCCATGGTGTTCCAGGAACCGATGACCGCGCTGAACCCGCTGATGCGCGTGGGCAAACAGGTCGCCGAGCCGATCCGGCTGCACCGCGGTGGATCGCGGAGCACGGCCCGGCGGGCTGCGGTGGCGTTGCTGGAGGCGGTGCAGCTGCCCGATCCGGAACAGCTCGCGCGGGCCTACCCGCACCAGCTCTCCGGCGGCCAGCGGCAACGGGTGATGCTGGCGATCGCGCTGGCCAACGATCCCGCGCTGCTGATCTGCGACGAGCCGACGACCGCCCTCGACGTGACCGTGCAGGCGCAGGTGCTCGACCTGATCCTGACCGGGGTCGCGGAACGGGACACCGCGCTGCTGTTCATCACGCACGACCTGGCCGTGGTGGCGAAGGTGTGCACGCGCGTGCTCGTCATGCTCGACGGCCGCATCGTCGAGGAAGGGTCCACTTCGGACGTGCTGACCCGGCCGCGGCACGAATACACGAAGAAGCTGCTGGCCGCGTCGGACCTGGAGGCGGCGTGA
- a CDS encoding SDR family NAD(P)-dependent oxidoreductase: MNYEKLFRLDGKRAVVLGAGSGIGRESALALAAHGAEVVCADRNPGAAGETARETGGRPYEIDVLDPAAVERAAAELEVDVVVLTAATNVRKRLLDYRREEFDRVVALNLGATFDVVRAFGAGMVERGRGSIIGFSSIRGTTVEPGQGPYAATKAGLVQLFRTAAAEFGPSGVRVNAIAPGVVETPLTEQIKASPDWYAAYAGKSALGRWAKASELAGAVVYLASDAASFVTGAVLAVDGGWTAVDGRFTPPE, translated from the coding sequence GTGAACTACGAAAAGCTGTTCCGGCTCGACGGCAAGCGGGCCGTGGTGCTCGGCGCGGGCAGCGGCATCGGCCGTGAGTCGGCGCTGGCCCTGGCCGCGCACGGGGCCGAGGTCGTGTGCGCCGACCGCAACCCCGGTGCGGCGGGGGAGACCGCCCGGGAGACCGGCGGCAGGCCCTACGAGATCGACGTGCTCGATCCGGCGGCCGTGGAGCGCGCCGCGGCCGAGCTGGAGGTCGACGTGGTGGTGCTGACCGCGGCCACCAACGTGCGCAAACGCCTGCTGGACTACCGGCGCGAGGAGTTCGACCGGGTGGTCGCGCTCAACCTCGGCGCGACGTTCGACGTCGTCCGGGCCTTCGGGGCGGGCATGGTCGAGCGCGGCCGCGGCAGCATCATCGGGTTCTCCTCGATCCGCGGCACCACCGTCGAACCGGGTCAGGGGCCGTACGCGGCGACCAAGGCGGGGCTCGTGCAGCTGTTCCGGACCGCGGCGGCCGAGTTCGGACCGTCCGGGGTGCGGGTCAACGCGATCGCGCCCGGCGTGGTCGAGACGCCGCTGACCGAGCAGATCAAGGCCAGCCCGGACTGGTACGCCGCGTACGCCGGCAAGAGCGCGCTGGGCCGGTGGGCCAAGGCGTCCGAACTGGCCGGTGCCGTCGTCTACCTGGCCTCCGACGCCGCGAGCTTCGTCACCGGTGCGGTGCTGGCGGTCGACGGGGGCTGGACCGCGGTGGACGGCCGCTTCACACCGCCGGAATGA
- a CDS encoding aldehyde dehydrogenase family protein, which produces MFDPYPDGLPIGREWVSTTDTTEIRFPFDGSVVARAPVGTVELAQLAVSEAVLVAREVAKLPSHVRRDVLMGVHRSLAEWREELEGLLVVETGKPLVDCRVEVARTMVTWQAAAEEVARLHGETVPLDLLPAGEGLTGFWVRKPIGVVVGIAGFNYPLLLASHKIAPAIAAGCPVIVKPAPQTPLATLWLVHLVREAAAAAGAPLPMVQLVTGDAEVGSALVTDPRIGAVSFTGSAAVGHRIAKDAAPRKTLLELGSNAALVVAGDADLDAAVEAVLRGGFYASGQACISVQRLLVVDAVAEEFTERLLSRLPEVVAGDPRDEKTRVSALIDERSTRRVLDWISAAVAAGAEVAAGGEAVDGIIRPTVLTDVPDGVDCWDEEIFGPVVCLRRVADVDEAFAQVNASRYGLHASVFTRSLRTAVRAIDELEVGGVVVNEVPGFRSDTMPYGGVKDSGIGREGPRFAIDELTVTRMAVIRA; this is translated from the coding sequence ATGTTCGATCCGTACCCCGACGGGTTGCCGATCGGGCGGGAGTGGGTGTCCACAACGGACACCACGGAGATCCGGTTCCCGTTCGACGGCTCGGTGGTCGCCCGGGCACCGGTCGGCACGGTCGAGCTGGCCCAGCTCGCGGTCAGCGAGGCGGTGCTGGTCGCGCGGGAGGTGGCGAAGCTGCCCTCGCACGTCCGGCGCGACGTCCTGATGGGTGTGCACCGTTCGCTGGCGGAGTGGCGCGAGGAGCTGGAAGGGCTGCTGGTCGTGGAGACCGGCAAACCGCTCGTGGACTGCCGCGTCGAGGTGGCCCGCACGATGGTGACCTGGCAGGCCGCGGCGGAGGAGGTCGCCCGGTTGCACGGTGAGACCGTGCCGCTGGACCTGCTGCCCGCCGGCGAGGGGCTGACCGGGTTCTGGGTGCGCAAGCCGATCGGGGTGGTGGTCGGCATCGCCGGGTTCAACTACCCGCTGCTGCTCGCCTCGCACAAGATCGCCCCGGCGATCGCCGCCGGCTGCCCGGTGATCGTCAAACCGGCACCGCAGACCCCGCTCGCCACCCTGTGGCTGGTGCACCTGGTGCGGGAGGCCGCCGCGGCCGCGGGCGCGCCGCTGCCGATGGTCCAGCTGGTCACCGGCGATGCCGAGGTCGGATCCGCGCTGGTCACCGACCCGCGGATCGGTGCGGTGTCGTTCACCGGCTCGGCCGCGGTGGGGCACCGGATAGCGAAGGACGCCGCGCCCCGCAAGACGCTGCTGGAGCTGGGGTCGAACGCCGCGCTGGTGGTGGCCGGCGACGCCGACCTGGACGCCGCGGTCGAGGCGGTGCTGCGCGGCGGGTTCTACGCGTCCGGGCAGGCGTGCATCTCGGTGCAGCGGCTGCTCGTGGTGGACGCGGTGGCGGAGGAGTTCACCGAGCGGCTGCTGTCCCGGTTGCCGGAGGTGGTCGCCGGCGATCCCCGCGACGAGAAGACCCGGGTGTCCGCGCTGATCGACGAGCGGTCCACCCGCCGCGTGCTCGACTGGATCTCCGCGGCCGTCGCGGCGGGCGCGGAGGTGGCCGCGGGCGGCGAGGCGGTGGACGGGATCATCCGGCCCACCGTGCTGACCGACGTACCCGACGGGGTGGACTGCTGGGACGAGGAGATCTTCGGCCCGGTCGTGTGCCTGCGCCGGGTGGCCGATGTGGACGAGGCGTTCGCGCAGGTCAACGCCTCCCGCTACGGACTGCACGCCAGCGTGTTCACCCGCTCCCTGCGGACCGCCGTGCGGGCGATCGACGAGCTGGAGGTCGGCGGCGTGGTGGTCAACGAGGTGCCCGGGTTCCGGTCCGACACCATGCCCTACGGCGGCGTGAAGGACTCCGGCATCGGACGAGAGGGTCCCCGGTTCGCGATCGACGAGCTGACCGTGACCCGGATGGCGGTGATCCGCGCGTGA
- a CDS encoding SDR family oxidoreductase produces MRVVIAGGHGKIARHFERLLASSGDQAVGIIRNVEQAPALRDLSAEPVVLDLESAAVDEVTEVLTGADAAVFAAGAGAGSGAARKETVDHGAARLFAEAAERAGVRRHIQIGSMGVDRPARPGTDEVFAAYLRAKKAAEDDLRSRDLDWTILRPGRLTDEPATGEVHLADTVDYGEIPREDVAAVLVALLEETRSFRRTLELVTGGTPVDEAIARL; encoded by the coding sequence ATGCGCGTCGTCATCGCCGGGGGACACGGCAAGATCGCCCGTCACTTCGAGCGGCTGCTGGCCAGTTCGGGCGACCAGGCGGTCGGCATCATCCGCAACGTCGAGCAGGCGCCCGCGCTGCGTGACCTCAGTGCCGAACCGGTCGTGCTCGACCTGGAGTCCGCGGCCGTCGACGAGGTCACCGAGGTGCTGACCGGCGCCGACGCGGCGGTGTTCGCCGCGGGTGCCGGTGCGGGCAGCGGGGCTGCCCGCAAGGAGACCGTCGACCACGGCGCCGCAAGGTTGTTCGCCGAAGCCGCCGAGCGTGCTGGTGTCCGCCGTCACATCCAGATCGGCTCGATGGGCGTGGACCGCCCCGCCCGCCCCGGAACCGACGAGGTGTTCGCGGCGTACCTGCGCGCGAAGAAGGCGGCCGAGGACGACCTGCGCTCGCGTGATCTGGATTGGACCATCCTCCGCCCCGGCCGTCTCACCGACGAACCCGCGACCGGCGAGGTCCACCTGGCGGACACGGTGGACTACGGCGAAATCCCGCGCGAGGACGTGGCCGCGGTGCTGGTGGCGCTCCTGGAGGAGACACGCAGCTTCCGCCGCACACTGGAACTGGTGACCGGCGGCACACCCGTCGACGAGGCCATCGCTCGCTTGTAG
- a CDS encoding ABC transporter ATP-binding protein — MIELREVHRRYRRPREVHALRGVSFTVEAGQRFGIVGESGSGKSTIVRLLAGLDRPTAGEIVFEGRRIDGLPERKLGFLRSAVQVVFQDPMGSLDPRMRVRDIIAEPLGRRDPERVAELLIAVGLPPDAAGRYPHQFSGGQRQRISIARALAPRPRVLVADEPVSALDVSVRKQILDLLAELTERFDLTLVFVSHDLAVVRRVCDTVAVMRRGELVEMGAVDQVYEEPRHPYTRELIAAAPNLRAELARLQGGR, encoded by the coding sequence GTGATCGAACTGCGCGAGGTCCACCGCCGCTACCGGCGGCCACGCGAGGTGCACGCCCTGCGCGGCGTGTCGTTCACGGTTGAGGCCGGGCAGCGGTTCGGCATCGTCGGCGAGTCCGGGTCCGGCAAGTCCACGATCGTGCGGCTGCTGGCCGGACTGGACCGGCCCACCGCAGGGGAGATCGTGTTCGAGGGCAGGCGGATCGACGGCCTGCCCGAGCGGAAGCTGGGCTTCCTGCGGTCGGCGGTGCAGGTCGTGTTCCAGGACCCGATGGGGTCGCTCGACCCGCGCATGCGGGTGCGCGACATCATCGCCGAACCGCTGGGCCGCCGCGACCCGGAGCGCGTCGCGGAGCTGCTGATCGCGGTCGGGCTGCCGCCCGATGCCGCCGGCCGGTACCCGCACCAGTTCTCCGGCGGGCAGCGGCAGCGCATCTCGATCGCCCGAGCGCTGGCGCCGCGGCCGCGGGTGCTCGTCGCCGACGAGCCGGTCAGCGCGCTCGACGTGTCGGTGCGCAAGCAGATCCTCGACCTGCTCGCCGAACTGACCGAGCGGTTCGACCTGACGCTGGTGTTCGTTTCGCACGACCTCGCGGTGGTACGCCGGGTCTGCGACACCGTCGCCGTGATGCGGCGCGGCGAGCTGGTGGAGATGGGCGCGGTGGACCAGGTCTACGAGGAGCCACGGCACCCCTACACGCGGGAGCTGATCGCGGCGGCGCCGAACCTGCGTGCGGAACTGGCCAGGTTGCAGGGAGGACGATGA
- a CDS encoding ABC transporter permease — protein sequence MSAPVIRRTSPTLVAGAVLVGLVVLAALVSFGWTPHDPLKVDATARLLGPTGEYWLGTDKFGRDVFSQILLGARTTLYVGVIAVGVAALAGTPLGILAGMSKRSLGEFVMRVNDLVLAFPALLLAIMLGAVYGASTVTAMIAIGVATIPSFARIARSGTLQVMSTEYVLAARAAGRSRFFIARRHVLPNIGGLVIVQCSVSFGIAVLAEAALSFLGFGTRPPTPSWGRMLQESQELLTVQPRLALVPGLAIAIAVLGFNLLGDGLRDRLDPRLERR from the coding sequence ATGAGCGCACCGGTGATCCGACGGACCTCGCCCACGCTGGTCGCCGGCGCGGTGCTGGTCGGGCTCGTGGTGCTGGCCGCGCTGGTGTCGTTCGGCTGGACACCGCACGACCCGCTCAAGGTGGACGCGACGGCGCGGCTGCTCGGCCCGACCGGCGAGTACTGGCTCGGCACCGACAAGTTCGGCCGGGACGTGTTCAGCCAGATCCTCCTCGGCGCCCGCACCACCCTCTACGTCGGCGTGATCGCGGTGGGCGTCGCGGCGCTGGCCGGCACACCGCTGGGCATCCTCGCCGGCATGTCGAAACGGTCGCTCGGCGAGTTCGTCATGCGGGTCAACGACCTGGTGCTGGCCTTCCCCGCGCTGCTGCTGGCGATCATGCTCGGTGCGGTCTACGGCGCGAGCACGGTCACCGCGATGATCGCGATCGGCGTGGCGACCATCCCGTCGTTCGCGCGGATCGCGCGCTCGGGCACGTTGCAGGTGATGAGCACCGAATACGTGCTCGCGGCGCGCGCGGCCGGGCGGTCGCGGTTCTTCATCGCGCGCCGGCACGTGCTGCCGAACATCGGTGGCCTGGTGATCGTGCAGTGCTCGGTGTCGTTCGGCATCGCGGTGCTGGCCGAGGCGGCGTTGTCGTTCCTCGGCTTCGGCACGCGCCCGCCGACGCCGTCCTGGGGCCGGATGCTGCAGGAGTCCCAGGAACTGCTGACCGTGCAGCCGCGGCTGGCGCTGGTTCCGGGCCTGGCGATCGCGATCGCGGTGCTCGGGTTCAACCTGCTCGGCGACGGTCTGCGCGATCGTCTCGACCCACGGCTGGAGCGGCGATGA
- a CDS encoding amidase, whose protein sequence is MELTALSATDLLAAYRAGTLSPVEVTEAVLARIDALEPTLHALYAYDPGRAREAAKASEQRWAAGEAGPLDGVPLTLKENIATKGTPVPLGTAATELVPAPADAPAAARAREAGAVLLAKTTMPDYGMLTSGLSSFHPASRNPWDVSRTPGGSSAGAAAAAAAGYGPLHVGTDIGGSIRLPAGWCGLVGLKPSFGRVPVHPPFPGRVVGPLTRTVADTALLMGVLSAPDNRDHLSLPPAEIAWTQLDLDVTGLRLGLQLDAGVGLPVEDEVRAAVLDAARRLEAAGAVVEPVEPFLTREMLDGLDDFWRVRAWCDISGLPPERQALVLPYIAAWAQGGAEVSGVAAYRGFAQMDAISVAALRAVEGFDFVLSPTCPVSAPPAGWASPTNDPARPFEHIAFTVPYNMSGQPAVSLNCGYTGAGQPVGLQIAGRRFDDLGVLQLAAVFERIRDPQRFPGV, encoded by the coding sequence GTGGAGTTGACCGCGCTGTCCGCGACCGACCTGCTCGCCGCCTACCGCGCCGGGACGCTGTCCCCCGTCGAGGTCACCGAGGCGGTGCTCGCCCGCATCGACGCGCTCGAACCCACCCTGCACGCGCTCTACGCCTACGACCCGGGGCGGGCGCGGGAGGCGGCCAAGGCGTCGGAGCAGCGGTGGGCCGCGGGGGAAGCGGGGCCGCTGGACGGCGTGCCGCTCACGCTGAAGGAGAACATCGCGACGAAGGGCACGCCGGTGCCGCTTGGCACGGCGGCGACCGAGCTCGTCCCGGCACCGGCCGACGCGCCCGCCGCCGCGCGCGCCCGGGAGGCCGGCGCGGTGCTGCTTGCCAAGACCACGATGCCCGACTACGGGATGCTGACCTCCGGGTTGTCCAGCTTCCACCCCGCGAGCCGCAACCCGTGGGACGTCTCCCGCACGCCCGGCGGGTCGAGCGCGGGCGCCGCCGCGGCAGCCGCCGCCGGATACGGGCCGCTGCACGTCGGCACCGACATCGGCGGCTCGATCCGGTTGCCGGCCGGGTGGTGCGGGCTGGTCGGGCTCAAGCCGAGCTTCGGGCGCGTCCCGGTCCACCCGCCGTTCCCCGGGCGGGTCGTCGGCCCGCTCACCCGCACGGTCGCCGACACCGCGCTGCTGATGGGCGTGCTGTCCGCTCCGGACAACCGCGACCACCTGAGCCTGCCTCCGGCGGAAATCGCCTGGACCCAGCTCGATCTGGACGTCACCGGCCTGCGGCTGGGGTTGCAGCTGGACGCCGGGGTCGGCCTGCCGGTCGAGGACGAGGTGCGCGCGGCGGTGCTCGACGCGGCCCGCCGGTTGGAGGCGGCCGGCGCGGTCGTCGAACCGGTCGAACCGTTCCTGACCAGGGAGATGCTGGACGGGCTCGACGACTTCTGGCGGGTGCGGGCGTGGTGCGACATCAGCGGCCTGCCGCCGGAGCGGCAGGCGCTCGTGCTGCCCTACATCGCGGCCTGGGCGCAGGGCGGCGCCGAAGTCTCCGGGGTCGCGGCCTACCGCGGGTTCGCGCAGATGGACGCGATCAGCGTCGCCGCGCTGCGGGCCGTCGAAGGCTTCGACTTCGTGCTGTCCCCGACCTGCCCGGTGTCGGCGCCACCGGCCGGGTGGGCGAGCCCGACCAACGACCCGGCGCGCCCGTTCGAGCACATCGCGTTCACCGTGCCGTACAACATGTCCGGACAGCCGGCGGTATCGCTGAACTGCGGTTATACGGGTGCCGGCCAGCCGGTCGGGCTGCAGATCGCCGGACGCAGGTTCGACGACCTCGGGGTGCTCCAGCTGGCGGCGGTGTTCGAACGGATTCGTGACCCACAGCGGTTTCCGGGGGTGTGA